Proteins encoded by one window of Dehalococcoidia bacterium:
- a CDS encoding methionine synthase yields MPDYRADIVGSLLRPDYWKAALQQFEAGQIDAAAWTAVQDRAALENIAIFAAAGVDVLTDGEARRRYWFDPLTESLGYTHDAEAAVPFTSERGVVREMLRLPAVTAPLTLKQNLPLREFEFAKAHTSKPVKVTLPSLTYASVLYVPGSSDKVYPDRDVYMQQALRLMREVVAQCVAAGTRYIQLDAPRYTHLVSEVGIENFHRLGLNTDTWLTDMIALDNALIAGFPDVTFGLHLCRGNNRSMWSVEGGYDAIAEQLFNTLKVQRLLLEYDSPRAGSFAPLRFVPRDKTVVLGLVTTKQPEIESDELLRRRIEEASQHIPLERLALSPQCGFASTQEGNLVSAEVQRQKLELVARVARSVWG; encoded by the coding sequence TACTGGAAAGCGGCGCTGCAGCAGTTCGAGGCCGGCCAGATCGACGCGGCCGCCTGGACCGCCGTGCAGGACCGCGCCGCGCTGGAGAACATCGCCATCTTTGCAGCCGCCGGCGTAGACGTGCTCACCGACGGCGAGGCGCGCCGGCGCTACTGGTTCGACCCGCTCACCGAGAGCCTCGGCTATACGCATGATGCCGAGGCGGCCGTGCCCTTCACCAGCGAGCGTGGCGTCGTGCGCGAGATGCTGCGCCTGCCCGCCGTCACCGCGCCGCTCACCCTCAAGCAGAACCTGCCGCTGCGCGAGTTCGAGTTCGCCAAAGCGCACACGAGCAAGCCGGTGAAGGTGACGCTGCCGAGCCTGACCTACGCAAGCGTGCTCTATGTGCCGGGCAGCTCGGACAAGGTCTATCCGGACCGCGACGTCTATATGCAGCAAGCGCTGCGGCTGATGCGCGAGGTTGTGGCGCAGTGCGTGGCCGCCGGCACCCGCTATATCCAGCTCGATGCGCCGCGCTATACGCACCTCGTCAGCGAAGTCGGCATAGAGAACTTCCACCGGCTCGGATTGAACACCGACACCTGGCTCACCGACATGATCGCGCTGGACAACGCGCTGATCGCCGGCTTCCCGGACGTGACCTTCGGCCTGCACCTCTGCCGCGGCAACAACCGCAGCATGTGGTCCGTCGAAGGCGGCTACGACGCGATCGCCGAGCAGCTCTTCAACACGCTCAAGGTGCAACGGCTGCTGCTGGAGTACGACTCGCCCCGCGCCGGCAGCTTCGCGCCGCTGCGTTTCGTGCCGCGGGACAAGACCGTCGTGCTCGGCCTGGTCACCACCAAGCAGCCGGAGATCGAGAGCGACGAGCTGCTGCGCCGCCGCATCGAGGAGGCCTCCCAGCACATCCCGCTGGAGCGGCTTGCGCTCAGCCCGCAGTGCGGCTTCGCCTCGACGCAGGAGGGCAACCTGGTCAGCGCCGAGGTGCAGCGGCAGAAGCTGGAGCTGGTGGCCCGCGTGGCGCGTAGCGTCTGGGGCTGA